One stretch of Oncorhynchus keta strain PuntledgeMale-10-30-2019 chromosome 18, Oket_V2, whole genome shotgun sequence DNA includes these proteins:
- the LOC118397474 gene encoding phosphatidylinositol-binding clathrin assembly protein-like isoform X14 encodes MSGQSITDRITAAQHSVTGSAVSKTVCKATTHEIMGPKKKHLDYLIHCTNEMNVNIPQLADSLFERTTSTSWVVVFKSLIATHHLMVYGNERFVQYLASRNTLFNLSNFLDKSGLQGYDMSTFIRRYSRYLNEKAVSYRQVAFDFTKVKRGVDGVMRTMNTEKLLKTIPIIQSQMDALLDFNVNANELTNGVINAGFMLLFKDSIRLFAAYNEGIINLLEKYFDMKKTQCKEGLDIYKKFLTRMTRISEFLKVAEQVGIDRGDIPDLSQAPSSLLEALEQHLASLEGKKVKDSTAASRASTLSNAVSSLASTGMSFTKVDEREKQAALEEEQARLKALKEQRLKELSKRPSFATTDTSPVSTTGGTISTAPAIDLFSTPSCSNGALKMESDLFDIQQTFNPSVQASSTGLPVATAWAGYSTASQPPLPGALQVDFESVFGAKATGVNNIDSDDILKPTMIGSNQALCSINQLSDKLVGDDLDSSLANLVGNLGIGNGTTKNDIHWSQPGEKRLTGGSNWQPKAAPNTTWNPVSMTPPVMAYPATTPTGMVGGYGMPPQQLGSMGMMNQPNMMYNQPIMRPPNPFGSVSSAQPSAASSPSSQSPLKAPGQDPFAQLSLKDFL; translated from the exons ATGTCGGGGCAGAGCATTACTGACAGGATAACTGCAGCCCAGCACAGTGTAACTGGATCTGCTGTGTCGAAAACAGTATGCAAGGCCACCACACATGAAATAATGGGCCCGAAAAAGAAACATTTGGATT ACCTGATCCATTGCACCAATGAGATGAATGTGAACATTCCCCAGCTGGCTGACTCACTGTTTGAGAGGACCACCAGCACAAGCTGGGTGGTGGTCTTCAAGTCGCTCATCGCCACACACCACCTTATGGTCTACGGTAATGAG CGTTTTGTGCAGTACTTGGCTTCAAGGAACACATTATTCAACCTCAGTAATTTTTTGGACAAAAGTGGTTTACAAG gctacgATATGTCCACATTTATCCGGAGGTACAGTCGATATCTGAATGAAAAGGCTGTGTCATACAGACAGGTTGCCTTTGACTTCACTAAAGTAAAGCGAGG GGTGGATGGGGTGATGAGGACCATGAATACAGAGAAGCTACTGAAGACCATCCCTATCATACAAAGCCAGATGGACGCCCTCCTCGACTTCAAT GTTAATGCCAATGAGCTAACAAACGGAGTGATCAATGCAGGGTTCATGCTCCTCTTCAAAGATTCCATTAGGCTTTTCGCTGCATATAACGAAGGCATCATCAACCTGCTGG AGAAGTACTTTGACATGAAGAAAACCCAGTGTAAAGAGGGCCTGGATATCTACAAGAAGTTCCTGACCCGAATGACCCGAATCTCAGAGTTCCTTAAAGTGGCAGAG CAGGTGGGGATTGATCGAGGAGACATTCCAGACCTTTCCCAG GCTCCCAGTAGTCTCCTGGAAGCTCTGGAGCAGCACCTGGCCTCTCTAGAGGGGAAGAAAGTCAAAGACTCCACTGCTGCCAGCAG GGCTAGTACTCTATCCAACGCAGTGTCCTCGCTGGCCAGTACAGGGATGTCTTTTACTAAAGTAGACGAGCGGGAGAAGCAGGCTGCTCTGGAGGAGGAACAGGCCCGTCTCAAAGCACTGAAG GAACAGAGGCTGAAGGAGCTCTCTAAGAGGCCTTCCTTCGCCACCACAGACACGTCTCCGGTCTCCACCACCGGGGGCACTATCAGCACAGCCCCGGCCATCGACCTCTTCTCCACACCCAGCTGCTCCAATGG TGCTCTGAAGATGGAGAGTGACCTGTTTGACATTCAGCAGACCTTTAACCCTTCAGTGCAGGCCAGTTCTACAGGGCTTCCTGTGGCCACAGCATGGGCAG GGTACTCCACAGCATCACAGCCCCCCCTCCCAGGAGCACTCCAGGTGGATTTCGAGTCAGTCTTTGGAGCCAAAGCTACCGGCGTTAACAACATTGACTCTGATG ACATCCTGAAACCCACCATGATCGGCTCCAATCAGGCCCTGTGCTCCATCAATCAGCTGTCAGACAAACTGGTCGGAGATGACCTGGACTCCTCCCTGGCCAACCTGGTGGGCA ATCTCGGGATTGGAAATGGCACAACAAAAAA TGACATCCACTGGAGCCAGCCTGGGGAGAAGAGGCTGACTGGCGGAAGCAACTGGCAGCCCAAGGCAGCCCCAAACACCACCTGGAACCCCGTCTCCATG ACCCCCCCAGTCATGGCCTACCCTGCCACAACACCAACAGGCATGGTGGGGGGATATGGCATG CCACCCCAACAGCTTGGCTCTATGGGTATGATGAACCAACCCAACATGATGTACAACCAGCCCATCATGAGGCCGCCCAACCCCTTTGGCTCTGTTTCCAGTgcccag CCCTCTGCAGCCTCTAGTCCTTCCAGCCAGAGTCCTCTCAAAGCCCCCGGACAGGACCCATTTGCACAGCTCTCTCTCAAGGATTTCTTGTAG
- the LOC118397474 gene encoding phosphatidylinositol-binding clathrin assembly protein-like isoform X10, with translation MSGQSITDRITAAQHSVTGSAVSKTVCKATTHEIMGPKKKHLDYLIHCTNEMNVNIPQLADSLFERTTSTSWVVVFKSLIATHHLMVYGNERFVQYLASRNTLFNLSNFLDKSGLQGLSLPGYDMSTFIRRYSRYLNEKAVSYRQVAFDFTKVKRGVDGVMRTMNTEKLLKTIPIIQSQMDALLDFNVNANELTNGVINAGFMLLFKDSIRLFAAYNEGIINLLEKYFDMKKTQCKEGLDIYKKFLTRMTRISEFLKVAEQVGIDRGDIPDLSQAPSSLLEALEQHLASLEGKKVKDSTAASRASTLSNAVSSLASTGMSFTKVDEREKQAALEEEQARLKALKEQRLKELSKRPSFATTDTSPVSTTGGTISTAPAIDLFSTPSCSNGALKMESDLFDIQQTFNPSVQASSTGLPVATAWADHFTSAEAGDDSMPNLNPFLSKVVVDAAAHLPVVSSDGVSYSSRTSGHEMFGDSFCSGPVSMAQHLPHQAPYPTEPSTVACLFRGYSTASQPPLPGALQVDFESVFGAKATGVNNIDSDDILKPTMIGSNQALCSINQLSDKLVGDDLDSSLANLVGNLGIGNGTTKNDIHWSQPGEKRLTGGSNWQPKAAPNTTWNPVSMTPPVMAYPATTPTGMVGGYGMPPQQLGSMGMMNQPNMMYNQPIMRPPNPFGSVSSAQPSAASSPSSQSPLKAPGQDPFAQLSLKDFL, from the exons ATGTCGGGGCAGAGCATTACTGACAGGATAACTGCAGCCCAGCACAGTGTAACTGGATCTGCTGTGTCGAAAACAGTATGCAAGGCCACCACACATGAAATAATGGGCCCGAAAAAGAAACATTTGGATT ACCTGATCCATTGCACCAATGAGATGAATGTGAACATTCCCCAGCTGGCTGACTCACTGTTTGAGAGGACCACCAGCACAAGCTGGGTGGTGGTCTTCAAGTCGCTCATCGCCACACACCACCTTATGGTCTACGGTAATGAG CGTTTTGTGCAGTACTTGGCTTCAAGGAACACATTATTCAACCTCAGTAATTTTTTGGACAAAAGTGGTTTACAAG gtctctctctcccaggctacgATATGTCCACATTTATCCGGAGGTACAGTCGATATCTGAATGAAAAGGCTGTGTCATACAGACAGGTTGCCTTTGACTTCACTAAAGTAAAGCGAGG GGTGGATGGGGTGATGAGGACCATGAATACAGAGAAGCTACTGAAGACCATCCCTATCATACAAAGCCAGATGGACGCCCTCCTCGACTTCAAT GTTAATGCCAATGAGCTAACAAACGGAGTGATCAATGCAGGGTTCATGCTCCTCTTCAAAGATTCCATTAGGCTTTTCGCTGCATATAACGAAGGCATCATCAACCTGCTGG AGAAGTACTTTGACATGAAGAAAACCCAGTGTAAAGAGGGCCTGGATATCTACAAGAAGTTCCTGACCCGAATGACCCGAATCTCAGAGTTCCTTAAAGTGGCAGAG CAGGTGGGGATTGATCGAGGAGACATTCCAGACCTTTCCCAG GCTCCCAGTAGTCTCCTGGAAGCTCTGGAGCAGCACCTGGCCTCTCTAGAGGGGAAGAAAGTCAAAGACTCCACTGCTGCCAGCAG GGCTAGTACTCTATCCAACGCAGTGTCCTCGCTGGCCAGTACAGGGATGTCTTTTACTAAAGTAGACGAGCGGGAGAAGCAGGCTGCTCTGGAGGAGGAACAGGCCCGTCTCAAAGCACTGAAG GAACAGAGGCTGAAGGAGCTCTCTAAGAGGCCTTCCTTCGCCACCACAGACACGTCTCCGGTCTCCACCACCGGGGGCACTATCAGCACAGCCCCGGCCATCGACCTCTTCTCCACACCCAGCTGCTCCAATGG TGCTCTGAAGATGGAGAGTGACCTGTTTGACATTCAGCAGACCTTTAACCCTTCAGTGCAGGCCAGTTCTACAGGGCTTCCTGTGGCCACAGCATGGGCAG ATCATTTCACCTCTGCTGAAGCTGGAGATGACTCcatgccaaaccttaaccctttccTCTCAAAAGTCGTTGTCGATGCCGCCGCTCACTTGCCTGTCGTGTCCTCCGACGGTGTTAGCTATTCCTCTAGGACGTCTGGTCATGAAATGTTTGGTG ACTCCTTCTGTAGTGGTCCAGTGTCCATGGCCCAGCACCTTCCACACCAGGCTCCCTACCCCACTGAGCCCTCTACTGTAGCATGTCTATTCAGAG GGTACTCCACAGCATCACAGCCCCCCCTCCCAGGAGCACTCCAGGTGGATTTCGAGTCAGTCTTTGGAGCCAAAGCTACCGGCGTTAACAACATTGACTCTGATG ACATCCTGAAACCCACCATGATCGGCTCCAATCAGGCCCTGTGCTCCATCAATCAGCTGTCAGACAAACTGGTCGGAGATGACCTGGACTCCTCCCTGGCCAACCTGGTGGGCA ATCTCGGGATTGGAAATGGCACAACAAAAAA TGACATCCACTGGAGCCAGCCTGGGGAGAAGAGGCTGACTGGCGGAAGCAACTGGCAGCCCAAGGCAGCCCCAAACACCACCTGGAACCCCGTCTCCATG ACCCCCCCAGTCATGGCCTACCCTGCCACAACACCAACAGGCATGGTGGGGGGATATGGCATG CCACCCCAACAGCTTGGCTCTATGGGTATGATGAACCAACCCAACATGATGTACAACCAGCCCATCATGAGGCCGCCCAACCCCTTTGGCTCTGTTTCCAGTgcccag CCCTCTGCAGCCTCTAGTCCTTCCAGCCAGAGTCCTCTCAAAGCCCCCGGACAGGACCCATTTGCACAGCTCTCTCTCAAGGATTTCTTGTAG
- the LOC118397474 gene encoding phosphatidylinositol-binding clathrin assembly protein-like isoform X6 — protein sequence MSGQSITDRITAAQHSVTGSAVSKTVCKATTHEIMGPKKKHLDYLIHCTNEMNVNIPQLADSLFERTTSTSWVVVFKSLIATHHLMVYGNERFVQYLASRNTLFNLSNFLDKSGLQGYDMSTFIRRYSRYLNEKAVSYRQVAFDFTKVKRGVDGVMRTMNTEKLLKTIPIIQSQMDALLDFNVNANELTNGVINAGFMLLFKDSIRLFAAYNEGIINLLEKYFDMKKTQCKEGLDIYKKFLTRMTRISEFLKVAEQVGIDRGDIPDLSQAPSSLLEALEQHLASLEGKKVKDSTAASRASTLSNAVSSLASTGMSFTKVDEREKQAALEEEQARLKALKRLKELSKRPSFATTDTSPVSTTGGTISTAPAIDLFSTPSCSNGALKMESDLFDIQQTFNPSVQASSTGLPVATAWADHFTSAEAGDDSMPNLNPFLSKVVVDAAAHLPVVSSDGVSYSSRTSGHEMFGDRYNPFTDTNSSVSTNYKRTVRIEHSISDSFCSGPVSMAQHLPHQAPYPTEPSTVACLFRGYSTASQPPLPGALQVDFESVFGAKATGVNNIDSDDILKPTMIGSNQALCSINQLSDKLVGDDLDSSLANLVGNLGIGNGTTKNDIHWSQPGEKRLTGGSNWQPKAAPNTTWNPVSMTPPVMAYPATTPTGMVGGYGMPPQQLGSMGMMNQPNMMYNQPIMRPPNPFGSVSSAQPSAASSPSSQSPLKAPGQDPFAQLSLKDFL from the exons ATGTCGGGGCAGAGCATTACTGACAGGATAACTGCAGCCCAGCACAGTGTAACTGGATCTGCTGTGTCGAAAACAGTATGCAAGGCCACCACACATGAAATAATGGGCCCGAAAAAGAAACATTTGGATT ACCTGATCCATTGCACCAATGAGATGAATGTGAACATTCCCCAGCTGGCTGACTCACTGTTTGAGAGGACCACCAGCACAAGCTGGGTGGTGGTCTTCAAGTCGCTCATCGCCACACACCACCTTATGGTCTACGGTAATGAG CGTTTTGTGCAGTACTTGGCTTCAAGGAACACATTATTCAACCTCAGTAATTTTTTGGACAAAAGTGGTTTACAAG gctacgATATGTCCACATTTATCCGGAGGTACAGTCGATATCTGAATGAAAAGGCTGTGTCATACAGACAGGTTGCCTTTGACTTCACTAAAGTAAAGCGAGG GGTGGATGGGGTGATGAGGACCATGAATACAGAGAAGCTACTGAAGACCATCCCTATCATACAAAGCCAGATGGACGCCCTCCTCGACTTCAAT GTTAATGCCAATGAGCTAACAAACGGAGTGATCAATGCAGGGTTCATGCTCCTCTTCAAAGATTCCATTAGGCTTTTCGCTGCATATAACGAAGGCATCATCAACCTGCTGG AGAAGTACTTTGACATGAAGAAAACCCAGTGTAAAGAGGGCCTGGATATCTACAAGAAGTTCCTGACCCGAATGACCCGAATCTCAGAGTTCCTTAAAGTGGCAGAG CAGGTGGGGATTGATCGAGGAGACATTCCAGACCTTTCCCAG GCTCCCAGTAGTCTCCTGGAAGCTCTGGAGCAGCACCTGGCCTCTCTAGAGGGGAAGAAAGTCAAAGACTCCACTGCTGCCAGCAG GGCTAGTACTCTATCCAACGCAGTGTCCTCGCTGGCCAGTACAGGGATGTCTTTTACTAAAGTAGACGAGCGGGAGAAGCAGGCTGCTCTGGAGGAGGAACAGGCCCGTCTCAAAGCACTGAAG AGGCTGAAGGAGCTCTCTAAGAGGCCTTCCTTCGCCACCACAGACACGTCTCCGGTCTCCACCACCGGGGGCACTATCAGCACAGCCCCGGCCATCGACCTCTTCTCCACACCCAGCTGCTCCAATGG TGCTCTGAAGATGGAGAGTGACCTGTTTGACATTCAGCAGACCTTTAACCCTTCAGTGCAGGCCAGTTCTACAGGGCTTCCTGTGGCCACAGCATGGGCAG ATCATTTCACCTCTGCTGAAGCTGGAGATGACTCcatgccaaaccttaaccctttccTCTCAAAAGTCGTTGTCGATGCCGCCGCTCACTTGCCTGTCGTGTCCTCCGACGGTGTTAGCTATTCCTCTAGGACGTCTGGTCATGAAATGTTTGGTG ATCGTTATAATCCCTTTACTGACACAAACTCGTCCGTTTCAACCAATTACAAACGCACAGTGCGGATAGAACACTCCATCTCAG ACTCCTTCTGTAGTGGTCCAGTGTCCATGGCCCAGCACCTTCCACACCAGGCTCCCTACCCCACTGAGCCCTCTACTGTAGCATGTCTATTCAGAG GGTACTCCACAGCATCACAGCCCCCCCTCCCAGGAGCACTCCAGGTGGATTTCGAGTCAGTCTTTGGAGCCAAAGCTACCGGCGTTAACAACATTGACTCTGATG ACATCCTGAAACCCACCATGATCGGCTCCAATCAGGCCCTGTGCTCCATCAATCAGCTGTCAGACAAACTGGTCGGAGATGACCTGGACTCCTCCCTGGCCAACCTGGTGGGCA ATCTCGGGATTGGAAATGGCACAACAAAAAA TGACATCCACTGGAGCCAGCCTGGGGAGAAGAGGCTGACTGGCGGAAGCAACTGGCAGCCCAAGGCAGCCCCAAACACCACCTGGAACCCCGTCTCCATG ACCCCCCCAGTCATGGCCTACCCTGCCACAACACCAACAGGCATGGTGGGGGGATATGGCATG CCACCCCAACAGCTTGGCTCTATGGGTATGATGAACCAACCCAACATGATGTACAACCAGCCCATCATGAGGCCGCCCAACCCCTTTGGCTCTGTTTCCAGTgcccag CCCTCTGCAGCCTCTAGTCCTTCCAGCCAGAGTCCTCTCAAAGCCCCCGGACAGGACCCATTTGCACAGCTCTCTCTCAAGGATTTCTTGTAG
- the LOC118397474 gene encoding phosphatidylinositol-binding clathrin assembly protein-like isoform X1 has protein sequence MSGQSITDRITAAQHSVTGSAVSKTVCKATTHEIMGPKKKHLDYLIHCTNEMNVNIPQLADSLFERTTSTSWVVVFKSLIATHHLMVYGNERFVQYLASRNTLFNLSNFLDKSGLQGLSLPGYDMSTFIRRYSRYLNEKAVSYRQVAFDFTKVKRGVDGVMRTMNTEKLLKTIPIIQSQMDALLDFNVNANELTNGVINAGFMLLFKDSIRLFAAYNEGIINLLEKYFDMKKTQCKEGLDIYKKFLTRMTRISEFLKVAEQVGIDRGDIPDLSQAPSSLLEALEQHLASLEGKKVKDSTAASRASTLSNAVSSLASTGMSFTKVDEREKQAALEEEQARLKALKEQRLKELSKRPSFATTDTSPVSTTGGTISTAPAIDLFSTPSCSNGALKMESDLFDIQQTFNPSVQASSTGLPVATAWADHFTSAEAGDDSMPNLNPFLSKVVVDAAAHLPVVSSDGVSYSSRTSGHEMFGDRYNPFTDTNSSVSTNYKRTVRIEHSISDSFCSGPVSMAQHLPHQAPYPTEPSTVACLFRGYSTASQPPLPGALQVDFESVFGAKATGVNNIDSDDILKPTMIGSNQALCSINQLSDKLVGDDLDSSLANLVGNLGIGNGTTKNDIHWSQPGEKRLTGGSNWQPKAAPNTTWNPVSMTPPVMAYPATTPTGMVGGYGMPPQQLGSMGMMNQPNMMYNQPIMRPPNPFGSVSSAQPSAASSPSSQSPLKAPGQDPFAQLSLKDFL, from the exons ATGTCGGGGCAGAGCATTACTGACAGGATAACTGCAGCCCAGCACAGTGTAACTGGATCTGCTGTGTCGAAAACAGTATGCAAGGCCACCACACATGAAATAATGGGCCCGAAAAAGAAACATTTGGATT ACCTGATCCATTGCACCAATGAGATGAATGTGAACATTCCCCAGCTGGCTGACTCACTGTTTGAGAGGACCACCAGCACAAGCTGGGTGGTGGTCTTCAAGTCGCTCATCGCCACACACCACCTTATGGTCTACGGTAATGAG CGTTTTGTGCAGTACTTGGCTTCAAGGAACACATTATTCAACCTCAGTAATTTTTTGGACAAAAGTGGTTTACAAG gtctctctctcccaggctacgATATGTCCACATTTATCCGGAGGTACAGTCGATATCTGAATGAAAAGGCTGTGTCATACAGACAGGTTGCCTTTGACTTCACTAAAGTAAAGCGAGG GGTGGATGGGGTGATGAGGACCATGAATACAGAGAAGCTACTGAAGACCATCCCTATCATACAAAGCCAGATGGACGCCCTCCTCGACTTCAAT GTTAATGCCAATGAGCTAACAAACGGAGTGATCAATGCAGGGTTCATGCTCCTCTTCAAAGATTCCATTAGGCTTTTCGCTGCATATAACGAAGGCATCATCAACCTGCTGG AGAAGTACTTTGACATGAAGAAAACCCAGTGTAAAGAGGGCCTGGATATCTACAAGAAGTTCCTGACCCGAATGACCCGAATCTCAGAGTTCCTTAAAGTGGCAGAG CAGGTGGGGATTGATCGAGGAGACATTCCAGACCTTTCCCAG GCTCCCAGTAGTCTCCTGGAAGCTCTGGAGCAGCACCTGGCCTCTCTAGAGGGGAAGAAAGTCAAAGACTCCACTGCTGCCAGCAG GGCTAGTACTCTATCCAACGCAGTGTCCTCGCTGGCCAGTACAGGGATGTCTTTTACTAAAGTAGACGAGCGGGAGAAGCAGGCTGCTCTGGAGGAGGAACAGGCCCGTCTCAAAGCACTGAAG GAACAGAGGCTGAAGGAGCTCTCTAAGAGGCCTTCCTTCGCCACCACAGACACGTCTCCGGTCTCCACCACCGGGGGCACTATCAGCACAGCCCCGGCCATCGACCTCTTCTCCACACCCAGCTGCTCCAATGG TGCTCTGAAGATGGAGAGTGACCTGTTTGACATTCAGCAGACCTTTAACCCTTCAGTGCAGGCCAGTTCTACAGGGCTTCCTGTGGCCACAGCATGGGCAG ATCATTTCACCTCTGCTGAAGCTGGAGATGACTCcatgccaaaccttaaccctttccTCTCAAAAGTCGTTGTCGATGCCGCCGCTCACTTGCCTGTCGTGTCCTCCGACGGTGTTAGCTATTCCTCTAGGACGTCTGGTCATGAAATGTTTGGTG ATCGTTATAATCCCTTTACTGACACAAACTCGTCCGTTTCAACCAATTACAAACGCACAGTGCGGATAGAACACTCCATCTCAG ACTCCTTCTGTAGTGGTCCAGTGTCCATGGCCCAGCACCTTCCACACCAGGCTCCCTACCCCACTGAGCCCTCTACTGTAGCATGTCTATTCAGAG GGTACTCCACAGCATCACAGCCCCCCCTCCCAGGAGCACTCCAGGTGGATTTCGAGTCAGTCTTTGGAGCCAAAGCTACCGGCGTTAACAACATTGACTCTGATG ACATCCTGAAACCCACCATGATCGGCTCCAATCAGGCCCTGTGCTCCATCAATCAGCTGTCAGACAAACTGGTCGGAGATGACCTGGACTCCTCCCTGGCCAACCTGGTGGGCA ATCTCGGGATTGGAAATGGCACAACAAAAAA TGACATCCACTGGAGCCAGCCTGGGGAGAAGAGGCTGACTGGCGGAAGCAACTGGCAGCCCAAGGCAGCCCCAAACACCACCTGGAACCCCGTCTCCATG ACCCCCCCAGTCATGGCCTACCCTGCCACAACACCAACAGGCATGGTGGGGGGATATGGCATG CCACCCCAACAGCTTGGCTCTATGGGTATGATGAACCAACCCAACATGATGTACAACCAGCCCATCATGAGGCCGCCCAACCCCTTTGGCTCTGTTTCCAGTgcccag CCCTCTGCAGCCTCTAGTCCTTCCAGCCAGAGTCCTCTCAAAGCCCCCGGACAGGACCCATTTGCACAGCTCTCTCTCAAGGATTTCTTGTAG
- the LOC118397474 gene encoding phosphatidylinositol-binding clathrin assembly protein-like isoform X13, translating into MSGQSITDRITAAQHSVTGSAVSKTVCKATTHEIMGPKKKHLDYLIHCTNEMNVNIPQLADSLFERTTSTSWVVVFKSLIATHHLMVYGNERFVQYLASRNTLFNLSNFLDKSGLQGLSLPGYDMSTFIRRYSRYLNEKAVSYRQVAFDFTKVKRGVDGVMRTMNTEKLLKTIPIIQSQMDALLDFNVNANELTNGVINAGFMLLFKDSIRLFAAYNEGIINLLEKYFDMKKTQCKEGLDIYKKFLTRMTRISEFLKVAEQVGIDRGDIPDLSQAPSSLLEALEQHLASLEGKKVKDSTAASRASTLSNAVSSLASTGMSFTKVDEREKQAALEEEQARLKALKEQRLKELSKRPSFATTDTSPVSTTGGTISTAPAIDLFSTPSCSNGALKMESDLFDIQQTFNPSVQASSTGLPVATAWAGYSTASQPPLPGALQVDFESVFGAKATGVNNIDSDDILKPTMIGSNQALCSINQLSDKLVGDDLDSSLANLVGNLGIGNGTTKNDIHWSQPGEKRLTGGSNWQPKAAPNTTWNPVSMTPPVMAYPATTPTGMVGGYGMPPQQLGSMGMMNQPNMMYNQPIMRPPNPFGSVSSAQPSAASSPSSQSPLKAPGQDPFAQLSLKDFL; encoded by the exons ATGTCGGGGCAGAGCATTACTGACAGGATAACTGCAGCCCAGCACAGTGTAACTGGATCTGCTGTGTCGAAAACAGTATGCAAGGCCACCACACATGAAATAATGGGCCCGAAAAAGAAACATTTGGATT ACCTGATCCATTGCACCAATGAGATGAATGTGAACATTCCCCAGCTGGCTGACTCACTGTTTGAGAGGACCACCAGCACAAGCTGGGTGGTGGTCTTCAAGTCGCTCATCGCCACACACCACCTTATGGTCTACGGTAATGAG CGTTTTGTGCAGTACTTGGCTTCAAGGAACACATTATTCAACCTCAGTAATTTTTTGGACAAAAGTGGTTTACAAG gtctctctctcccaggctacgATATGTCCACATTTATCCGGAGGTACAGTCGATATCTGAATGAAAAGGCTGTGTCATACAGACAGGTTGCCTTTGACTTCACTAAAGTAAAGCGAGG GGTGGATGGGGTGATGAGGACCATGAATACAGAGAAGCTACTGAAGACCATCCCTATCATACAAAGCCAGATGGACGCCCTCCTCGACTTCAAT GTTAATGCCAATGAGCTAACAAACGGAGTGATCAATGCAGGGTTCATGCTCCTCTTCAAAGATTCCATTAGGCTTTTCGCTGCATATAACGAAGGCATCATCAACCTGCTGG AGAAGTACTTTGACATGAAGAAAACCCAGTGTAAAGAGGGCCTGGATATCTACAAGAAGTTCCTGACCCGAATGACCCGAATCTCAGAGTTCCTTAAAGTGGCAGAG CAGGTGGGGATTGATCGAGGAGACATTCCAGACCTTTCCCAG GCTCCCAGTAGTCTCCTGGAAGCTCTGGAGCAGCACCTGGCCTCTCTAGAGGGGAAGAAAGTCAAAGACTCCACTGCTGCCAGCAG GGCTAGTACTCTATCCAACGCAGTGTCCTCGCTGGCCAGTACAGGGATGTCTTTTACTAAAGTAGACGAGCGGGAGAAGCAGGCTGCTCTGGAGGAGGAACAGGCCCGTCTCAAAGCACTGAAG GAACAGAGGCTGAAGGAGCTCTCTAAGAGGCCTTCCTTCGCCACCACAGACACGTCTCCGGTCTCCACCACCGGGGGCACTATCAGCACAGCCCCGGCCATCGACCTCTTCTCCACACCCAGCTGCTCCAATGG TGCTCTGAAGATGGAGAGTGACCTGTTTGACATTCAGCAGACCTTTAACCCTTCAGTGCAGGCCAGTTCTACAGGGCTTCCTGTGGCCACAGCATGGGCAG GGTACTCCACAGCATCACAGCCCCCCCTCCCAGGAGCACTCCAGGTGGATTTCGAGTCAGTCTTTGGAGCCAAAGCTACCGGCGTTAACAACATTGACTCTGATG ACATCCTGAAACCCACCATGATCGGCTCCAATCAGGCCCTGTGCTCCATCAATCAGCTGTCAGACAAACTGGTCGGAGATGACCTGGACTCCTCCCTGGCCAACCTGGTGGGCA ATCTCGGGATTGGAAATGGCACAACAAAAAA TGACATCCACTGGAGCCAGCCTGGGGAGAAGAGGCTGACTGGCGGAAGCAACTGGCAGCCCAAGGCAGCCCCAAACACCACCTGGAACCCCGTCTCCATG ACCCCCCCAGTCATGGCCTACCCTGCCACAACACCAACAGGCATGGTGGGGGGATATGGCATG CCACCCCAACAGCTTGGCTCTATGGGTATGATGAACCAACCCAACATGATGTACAACCAGCCCATCATGAGGCCGCCCAACCCCTTTGGCTCTGTTTCCAGTgcccag CCCTCTGCAGCCTCTAGTCCTTCCAGCCAGAGTCCTCTCAAAGCCCCCGGACAGGACCCATTTGCACAGCTCTCTCTCAAGGATTTCTTGTAG